A stretch of the Erinaceus europaeus chromosome 23, mEriEur2.1, whole genome shotgun sequence genome encodes the following:
- the LOC107523148 gene encoding zinc finger protein 14-like isoform X2, with the protein MAVSQCSVTPEDVTVIFTQEEWALLNPSEKKLYRDVMWETIVNFVSIDRLQGDHSTKEQHNQGSKQSNIVKITEAKERSQDGEKPQECEVDSKVFTYSSYLQKQKIIPIVEKSYECKQCSKTFRRSSHLREHERTHNGEKPYECKQCTKKFRRSSNLRIHERTHNGEKPYECKQCTKTFSQLSHLRTHERTHSGEKPYVCKQCSKTFSCSSYLWTHERTHSREKAYECKQCSKAFFTSRSLKNHEKSHSGEKPHECKQCNKTFFTYRSLWNHGKTHKAEKPYECKQCNKTFSSSSHLREHERTHSGEKPYECKECTKTFRRSCHLREHERTHSGERPYECKQCSKAFSTSSHLRNHEKIHCGKKPYVCKQCSKTFSQHSLLLKHERTHNGEKHYECKQCTKTFSRPSLLQIHERIHSGEKPYECKQCSKAFRFSSSLRKHERIHSGEKPYECKQCTKTFSQLCNLHTHERIHNGEKPYACKQCGKTFSQSCSLQTHERIHSGEKPYQCTQCNKTFRFSSCLRTHERTHSGEKPYECTQCNKTFSSSSYLRKHEIAHSGEKQCEYK; encoded by the exons acAGATTACAAGGGGACCATTCTACAAAAGAGCAGCATAACCAAGGAAGTAAACAAAG TAATATAGTCAAAATCACTGAAGCCAAAGAAAGAAGTCAAGATGGTGAAAAACCTCAAGAATGTGAAGTAGACAGCAAAGTATTCACTTATTCTAGTTATCTTCAAAAGCAGAAAATAATTCCCATTGTAGAGAAATCTTAtgagtgtaaacaatgtagtaaaacattcaggcgatccagtcatcttcgggaacatgaaagaactcataatggagagaaaccctatgaatgtaaacagtgtactaAAAAATTCAGGAGATCCAGTAATCTTcggatacatgaaagaactcacaacggagagaagccctatgaatgtaagcaatgtactaaaacattcagtcaaCTAAGTCATCTTCgcacacatgaaagaactcacagtggagagaaaccctatgtttGCaagcaatgtagtaaaacattcagttgttccagttatctttggacacatgaaagaactcacagtagaGAGAaagcctatgaatgtaaacaatgtagtaaagcattcttTACATCCAGATCTCTAAAAAACCATGAAAAATCTCACAGTGGAGAAAAGCcccatgaatgtaaacaatgtaataaAACATTCTTTACATACAGATCTCTTTGGAATCATGGAAAAACTCATAAAGccgagaaaccttatgaatgtaaacaatgcaataaaacattcagttcttctAGTCATCTTCGAGAACATGAAaggactcacagtggagagaaaccctatgaatgtaaagaaTGTACTAAAACATTCAGGCGATCCTGTCATCTTCgggaacatgaaagaactcacagtggagagagaccttatgaatgtaaacaatgtagtaaagcattctcTACATCCAGTCATCTTCGGAATCATGAAAAAATTCACTGTGGAAAGAAACCCTAtgtatgtaaacaatgtagtaaaacattcagtcaacaCAGTCTTCTTctgaaacatgaaagaactcacaatggagagaagcattatgaatgtaaacaatgtacaaAAACATTCAGTCGACCCAGTCTTCTTCAGATACATgagagaattcacagtggagagaaaccttatgaatgtaaacaatgtagtaaagcattcagatTTTCTAGTTCTCttaggaaacatgaaagaattcacagtggagagaaaccctatgaatgtaaacaatgtactaaaacattcagtcaattaTGTAATCTTcatacacatgaaagaattcacaatggagagaaaccctatgcaTGTAAACAATgtggtaaaacattcagtcagTCCTGttctcttcagacacatgaaagaattcacagtggagagaaaccttatcaATGTACACAATGTAATAAAACATTCAGATTTTCTAGTTGTTTgaggacacatgaaagaacacacagtggagagaaaccatatGAATGTACACAGTGTaataaaacattcagttcttctAGTTATCTTCGGAAGCATGAAATAGCTCACAGTGGAGAAAAGCAGTGTGAATATAAATAA
- the LOC107523148 gene encoding zinc finger protein 14-like isoform X3, with translation MAVSQCSVTHEDVTVIFTQEEWALLNPSEKKLYRDVMWETFMNFLSIDRLQGDHSTKEQHNQGSKQSNIVKITEAKERSQDGEKPQECEVDSKVFTYSSYLQKQKIIPIVEKSYECKQCSKTFRRSSHLREHERTHNGEKPYECKQCTKKFRRSSNLRIHERTHNGEKPYECKQCTKTFSQLSHLRTHERTHSGEKPYVCKQCSKTFSCSSYLWTHERTHSREKAYECKQCSKAFFTSRSLKNHEKSHSGEKPHECKQCNKTFFTYRSLWNHGKTHKAEKPYECKQCNKTFSSSSHLREHERTHSGEKPYECKECTKTFRRSCHLREHERTHSGERPYECKQCSKAFSTSSHLRNHEKIHCGKKPYVCKQCSKTFSQHSLLLKHERTHNGEKHYECKQCTKTFSRPSLLQIHERIHSGEKPYECKQCSKAFRFSSSLRKHERIHSGEKPYECKQCTKTFSQLCNLHTHERIHNGEKPYACKQCGKTFSQSCSLQTHERIHSGEKPYQCTQCNKTFRFSSCLRTHERTHSGEKPYECTQCNKTFSSSSYLRKHEIAHSGEKQCEYK, from the exons TGCTCAGTGACCcatgaagatgtaactgtgatattcacCCAAGAGGAGTGGGCATTACtaaatccttcagagaagaaactctacagagatgtgatgtgggAAACCTTTATGAACTTTCTCTCCATAG acAGATTACAAGGGGACCATTCTACAAAAGAGCAGCATAACCAAGGAAGTAAACAAAG TAATATAGTCAAAATCACTGAAGCCAAAGAAAGAAGTCAAGATGGTGAAAAACCTCAAGAATGTGAAGTAGACAGCAAAGTATTCACTTATTCTAGTTATCTTCAAAAGCAGAAAATAATTCCCATTGTAGAGAAATCTTAtgagtgtaaacaatgtagtaaaacattcaggcgatccagtcatcttcgggaacatgaaagaactcataatggagagaaaccctatgaatgtaaacagtgtactaAAAAATTCAGGAGATCCAGTAATCTTcggatacatgaaagaactcacaacggagagaagccctatgaatgtaagcaatgtactaaaacattcagtcaaCTAAGTCATCTTCgcacacatgaaagaactcacagtggagagaaaccctatgtttGCaagcaatgtagtaaaacattcagttgttccagttatctttggacacatgaaagaactcacagtagaGAGAaagcctatgaatgtaaacaatgtagtaaagcattcttTACATCCAGATCTCTAAAAAACCATGAAAAATCTCACAGTGGAGAAAAGCcccatgaatgtaaacaatgtaataaAACATTCTTTACATACAGATCTCTTTGGAATCATGGAAAAACTCATAAAGccgagaaaccttatgaatgtaaacaatgcaataaaacattcagttcttctAGTCATCTTCGAGAACATGAAaggactcacagtggagagaaaccctatgaatgtaaagaaTGTACTAAAACATTCAGGCGATCCTGTCATCTTCgggaacatgaaagaactcacagtggagagagaccttatgaatgtaaacaatgtagtaaagcattctcTACATCCAGTCATCTTCGGAATCATGAAAAAATTCACTGTGGAAAGAAACCCTAtgtatgtaaacaatgtagtaaaacattcagtcaacaCAGTCTTCTTctgaaacatgaaagaactcacaatggagagaagcattatgaatgtaaacaatgtacaaAAACATTCAGTCGACCCAGTCTTCTTCAGATACATgagagaattcacagtggagagaaaccttatgaatgtaaacaatgtagtaaagcattcagatTTTCTAGTTCTCttaggaaacatgaaagaattcacagtggagagaaaccctatgaatgtaaacaatgtactaaaacattcagtcaattaTGTAATCTTcatacacatgaaagaattcacaatggagagaaaccctatgcaTGTAAACAATgtggtaaaacattcagtcagTCCTGttctcttcagacacatgaaagaattcacagtggagagaaaccttatcaATGTACACAATGTAATAAAACATTCAGATTTTCTAGTTGTTTgaggacacatgaaagaacacacagtggagagaaaccatatGAATGTACACAGTGTaataaaacattcagttcttctAGTTATCTTCGGAAGCATGAAATAGCTCACAGTGGAGAAAAGCAGTGTGAATATAAATAA
- the LOC107523148 gene encoding zinc finger protein 14-like isoform X1 — translation MAVSQCSVTHEDVTVIFTQEEWALLNPSEKKLYRDVMWETFMNFLSIDRLQGDHSTKEQHNQGSKQSNIVKITEAKERSQDGEKPQECEVDSKVFTYSSYLQKQKIIPIVEKSYECKQCSKTFRRSSHLREHERTHNGEKPYECKQCTKKFRRSSNLRIHERTHNGEKPYECKQCTKTFSQLSHLRTHERTHSGEKPYVCKQCSKTFSCSSYLWTHERTHSREKAYECKQCSKAFFTSRSLKNHEKSHSGEKPHECKQCNKTFFTYRSLWNHGKTHKAEKPYECKQCNKTFSSSSHLREHERTHSGEKPYECKECTKTFRRSCHLREHERTHSGERPYECKQCSKAFSTSSHLRNHEKIHCGKKPYVCKQCSKTFSQHSLLLKHERTHNGEKHYECKQCTKTFSRPSLLQIHERIHSGEKPYECKQCSKAFRFSSSLRKHERIHSGEKPYECKQCTKTFSQLCNLHTHERIHNGEKPYACKQCGKTFSQSCSLQTHERIHSGEKPYQCTQCNKTFRFSSCLRTHERTHSGEKPYECTQCNKTFSSSSYLRKHEIAHSGEKQCEYK, via the exons ATGGCAGTTTCTCAG TGCTCAGTGACCcatgaagatgtaactgtgatattcacCCAAGAGGAGTGGGCATTACtaaatccttcagagaagaaactctacagagatgtgatgtgggAAACCTTTATGAACTTTCTCTCCATAG acAGATTACAAGGGGACCATTCTACAAAAGAGCAGCATAACCAAGGAAGTAAACAAAG TAATATAGTCAAAATCACTGAAGCCAAAGAAAGAAGTCAAGATGGTGAAAAACCTCAAGAATGTGAAGTAGACAGCAAAGTATTCACTTATTCTAGTTATCTTCAAAAGCAGAAAATAATTCCCATTGTAGAGAAATCTTAtgagtgtaaacaatgtagtaaaacattcaggcgatccagtcatcttcgggaacatgaaagaactcataatggagagaaaccctatgaatgtaaacagtgtactaAAAAATTCAGGAGATCCAGTAATCTTcggatacatgaaagaactcacaacggagagaagccctatgaatgtaagcaatgtactaaaacattcagtcaaCTAAGTCATCTTCgcacacatgaaagaactcacagtggagagaaaccctatgtttGCaagcaatgtagtaaaacattcagttgttccagttatctttggacacatgaaagaactcacagtagaGAGAaagcctatgaatgtaaacaatgtagtaaagcattcttTACATCCAGATCTCTAAAAAACCATGAAAAATCTCACAGTGGAGAAAAGCcccatgaatgtaaacaatgtaataaAACATTCTTTACATACAGATCTCTTTGGAATCATGGAAAAACTCATAAAGccgagaaaccttatgaatgtaaacaatgcaataaaacattcagttcttctAGTCATCTTCGAGAACATGAAaggactcacagtggagagaaaccctatgaatgtaaagaaTGTACTAAAACATTCAGGCGATCCTGTCATCTTCgggaacatgaaagaactcacagtggagagagaccttatgaatgtaaacaatgtagtaaagcattctcTACATCCAGTCATCTTCGGAATCATGAAAAAATTCACTGTGGAAAGAAACCCTAtgtatgtaaacaatgtagtaaaacattcagtcaacaCAGTCTTCTTctgaaacatgaaagaactcacaatggagagaagcattatgaatgtaaacaatgtacaaAAACATTCAGTCGACCCAGTCTTCTTCAGATACATgagagaattcacagtggagagaaaccttatgaatgtaaacaatgtagtaaagcattcagatTTTCTAGTTCTCttaggaaacatgaaagaattcacagtggagagaaaccctatgaatgtaaacaatgtactaaaacattcagtcaattaTGTAATCTTcatacacatgaaagaattcacaatggagagaaaccctatgcaTGTAAACAATgtggtaaaacattcagtcagTCCTGttctcttcagacacatgaaagaattcacagtggagagaaaccttatcaATGTACACAATGTAATAAAACATTCAGATTTTCTAGTTGTTTgaggacacatgaaagaacacacagtggagagaaaccatatGAATGTACACAGTGTaataaaacattcagttcttctAGTTATCTTCGGAAGCATGAAATAGCTCACAGTGGAGAAAAGCAGTGTGAATATAAATAA